A window of Microcystis aeruginosa FD4 contains these coding sequences:
- a CDS encoding crossover junction endodeoxyribonuclease RuvC: MTTWLGIDPGLAIVGWAILRDNSELMPILVDYGTIETSKNLSTAQRLIEIERDLKELIAEYKPGEIAVEMPFFNRQIKAAGGVLQALGIINLVSCRDGGIEPIFLHQASWKCHLGHGRATKAEVAEQIKYLFGLTKMPINDSVDAIAIAYAAFSGVRNQIS; this comes from the coding sequence ATGACTACTTGGTTGGGTATCGACCCTGGATTAGCGATTGTCGGTTGGGCTATTCTCCGGGATAATAGTGAGTTAATGCCGATTTTAGTCGATTATGGCACGATCGAAACTTCTAAAAATCTCTCTACTGCCCAGCGTTTGATCGAAATTGAACGGGATTTAAAGGAGTTAATCGCAGAATATAAACCGGGAGAAATTGCCGTGGAAATGCCCTTTTTTAACCGGCAAATCAAGGCAGCCGGTGGAGTCCTGCAAGCTTTAGGAATTATCAATCTAGTTAGCTGCCGCGATGGGGGAATTGAACCGATTTTCCTCCATCAAGCTAGTTGGAAATGTCATCTGGGCCATGGTAGGGCCACTAAAGCGGAGGTGGCTGAACAAATTAAGTATTTATTCGGATTGACAAAAATGCCTATTAATGATTCTGTAGATGCTATAGCGATCGCATACGCCGCTTTCAGTGGCGTTCGCAATCAAATCTCTTGA
- a CDS encoding MlaD family protein — protein sequence MQSSRALREGRLGLFALGGLLVFGALAIWVRGGGFGQRTYQLIFEFADVEGLQVGAPVRFRGVRVGRITSFIPGSNQVEVIAEIASATLVMPRKVTVTTNLSGLIGEAAIDITPLVSLSAESKNLDPLGPDCDQQLILCNNTRLQGTTGTQLMSSVGRLVDTFTSPEFVGNLNDVTKNTAIAAQKIARLSDDTSQTIRNAQREISRLSLELAATSRSVTNTANNASRFVNTLDNTVQENRSQISRTFQQSSQLVANLNAVLSENRGQIVNTLDNINQASLGIGSLANNLNNTALRLNAGLDEIDTKQVMQNIETILNNAVETSNNLREITKTINDPATIVVLQKTLESARVTFENTQKITSDIDELIGDPQFRENLRRLIDGLSNLLSSGEQLEYNLRIAQTLDTMTQELAKQKVLTISRPSLNPKQMQLYPQFIVQQPPTSEK from the coding sequence ATGCAGAGTTCGCGAGCTTTACGGGAAGGAAGACTAGGTTTGTTTGCCCTAGGCGGATTATTAGTCTTTGGGGCGCTCGCTATCTGGGTTCGCGGGGGAGGATTTGGTCAAAGAACCTATCAATTAATCTTCGAGTTTGCCGACGTGGAAGGGTTACAAGTCGGGGCGCCGGTGCGTTTTCGCGGGGTGAGAGTGGGAAGAATTACGAGTTTTATCCCAGGGAGTAATCAAGTGGAGGTTATTGCCGAGATTGCTTCTGCTACTTTAGTTATGCCTAGGAAGGTAACTGTTACTACCAATCTTTCCGGATTAATTGGGGAGGCAGCCATCGATATCACTCCCTTAGTTTCTTTAAGTGCTGAGTCCAAAAATCTCGACCCTCTGGGTCCCGACTGTGATCAACAGTTAATTCTCTGTAATAATACTCGTTTACAGGGGACAACAGGAACACAATTAATGTCTAGTGTTGGTCGTTTAGTGGATACTTTTACCAGTCCTGAATTTGTGGGTAATCTTAATGATGTCACCAAAAATACCGCTATAGCAGCTCAAAAAATCGCCCGTTTATCCGATGATACCTCCCAGACTATCCGTAATGCCCAAAGAGAAATCTCTCGTCTATCTTTGGAATTAGCTGCCACCAGTCGCTCGGTCACTAATACGGCTAATAATGCCTCCCGTTTTGTCAATACTTTAGATAATACCGTTCAGGAAAATCGCAGTCAAATCAGCAGGACTTTTCAACAATCTTCCCAATTAGTCGCTAATCTCAATGCTGTTCTCAGCGAAAATCGGGGACAAATTGTTAATACTCTCGATAATATTAATCAAGCTAGTTTAGGTATTGGTAGTCTCGCTAATAATCTCAATAATACCGCCCTGAGGTTAAATGCTGGTTTAGATGAAATTGATACTAAACAAGTCATGCAAAATATCGAGACTATTTTGAATAATGCAGTGGAAACATCGAATAATTTACGAGAAATTACTAAAACTATTAACGATCCTGCTACAATTGTCGTGCTGCAAAAAACTCTTGAATCCGCTAGGGTGACTTTTGAAAATACCCAAAAAATCACCTCGGATATCGATGAGTTAATCGGTGATCCCCAATTTCGCGAGAATTTAAGACGTTTAATCGATGGCTTAAGTAATCTGCTTTCTTCTGGGGAACAATTAGAATATAATTTGCGTATCGCTCAAACTTTGGATACCATGACTCAAGAGTTAGCTAAACAAAAAGTTTTGACTATCTCTCGACCTTCTTTAAATCCTAAGCAAATGCAACTCTATCCCCAATTTATCGTTCAACAACCCCCCACAAGTGAAAAATAA
- a CDS encoding IS5 family transposase: protein MYRRVELPPTSPENFEFPSEGKLSPDNRWVIMANLIPWSEFEEEYAQNFSEEMGAPAKTFRMALGALIIKEKLGTSDREPVEQIRENPYLQYFLGLSAYSNEAPFEASMLVYFRERIGFNLVNQVNKKMVSNQGGLSGFQRGEKKPEKAEKGEEESEPKNQGKLILDATCAPADIRYPNDLGILNQAREQTEEIIDSLYEPIKDKFPKKPKTYREQARKAYLEVAKRRRPSQKQRRKAIKKQLQYIKRNLAHIEQLMAVGASLSWLSKRQYKMLLVVAEGYRQQLWMWSNKKQSIENRIVSLTQPHVRPIVRGKAGKPVEFGAKLSASCCNGYVFLDRLSWDNFNESGDLKEQIAEFKRYTGFYPESVHVDKIYRTRENRAYCRERGIRMSGPPLGRPPANISKEKKKQALEDERIRNAIEGKFGQAKRRFNLNRVMAKLPSTSQTAISVTFLVINLSTLLRQVLCLFLCFFRERTNFLLFSPLCY, encoded by the coding sequence ATGTACCGCAGAGTCGAGCTACCCCCAACCTCACCAGAAAACTTCGAGTTTCCCTCGGAGGGGAAATTATCCCCAGACAATCGTTGGGTTATCATGGCCAATCTAATTCCTTGGTCAGAATTTGAAGAAGAATATGCCCAAAACTTCTCAGAAGAAATGGGTGCACCAGCCAAAACCTTTCGGATGGCGTTGGGAGCTTTAATCATTAAAGAGAAGTTGGGAACAAGTGATAGGGAACCCGTCGAACAAATTAGAGAGAACCCTTATCTACAATACTTTTTAGGGCTATCGGCTTACAGCAATGAAGCTCCCTTTGAAGCCTCAATGTTAGTCTATTTTCGAGAAAGAATCGGGTTTAATTTAGTCAACCAAGTCAACAAAAAAATGGTGAGCAACCAGGGAGGATTAAGCGGCTTTCAAAGGGGAGAAAAAAAGCCCGAAAAAGCAGAAAAGGGAGAAGAAGAAAGTGAGCCGAAAAATCAAGGAAAATTAATTTTAGATGCCACCTGTGCGCCGGCTGACATTAGGTATCCCAATGACTTAGGAATATTAAATCAAGCCAGAGAACAAACCGAAGAAATTATCGACTCCCTCTACGAACCCATCAAAGACAAATTCCCGAAAAAACCGAAAACTTACCGAGAACAAGCCAGAAAAGCTTACTTAGAAGTGGCTAAAAGACGCAGACCATCTCAAAAACAACGGAGAAAAGCTATTAAAAAACAACTCCAATATATCAAAAGAAACTTAGCTCATATTGAGCAGTTAATGGCGGTCGGAGCCTCGCTTTCTTGGCTGAGTAAAAGGCAGTATAAAATGCTGCTAGTTGTCGCAGAAGGTTACCGCCAACAGTTATGGATGTGGTCAAATAAAAAACAGAGTATTGAGAACAGAATCGTCAGTTTAACCCAACCTCATGTACGTCCAATTGTCAGAGGAAAAGCTGGAAAACCAGTGGAATTCGGAGCTAAACTGTCAGCAAGCTGTTGCAATGGCTATGTATTTTTAGACCGTCTAAGTTGGGATAATTTCAATGAATCTGGGGACTTGAAAGAACAAATAGCAGAATTTAAGCGTTATACGGGCTTCTATCCTGAATCCGTTCATGTAGACAAAATTTATCGGACGCGGGAGAATCGAGCCTATTGTCGAGAAAGAGGTATTAGAATGAGCGGCCCCCCTTTAGGAAGACCGCCGGCAAATATTAGTAAAGAAAAGAAAAAACAAGCTCTTGAAGATGAAAGAATTCGTAATGCTATTGAAGGGAAATTTGGTCAAGCAAAAAGAAGATTTAACCTCAATCGAGTGATGGCAAAACTTCCCTCAACTTCTCAAACAGCCATTTCTGTCACTTTTTTGGTTATCAATCTTTCTACCCTGCTTCGGCAGGTTTTGTGCCTTTTTTTGTGCTTTTTTCGAGAAAGAACAAATTTTCTCCTGTTTTCTCCCCTTTGCTATTAA
- a CDS encoding methylmalonic aciduria and homocystinuria type D protein, producing the protein MTGYYQSHCLNMNSVERYIKPPTPFIVDNWGKLLPDWQVPPQTIVIVLINSQFPLDREGELIEQEKDRLLKQFMQWGQSFHIMSHKQGFLTEIICPKAGTPQYSKKGDAHFDLVATVHHSLGFNFSTVKGCKTLLHPRWHTAVYPGLFLSGTTAVAVESILTV; encoded by the coding sequence TTGACTGGTTACTATCAATCTCATTGCTTAAACATGAATTCTGTAGAGAGATATATAAAACCCCCTACCCCATTTATAGTTGATAACTGGGGAAAATTGCTACCTGATTGGCAAGTTCCTCCGCAAACTATCGTAATTGTCTTGATTAATTCTCAATTTCCTTTAGACAGAGAAGGAGAATTAATTGAACAGGAAAAAGATCGCCTACTTAAGCAATTTATGCAATGGGGTCAATCTTTCCATATTATGAGTCATAAACAAGGCTTCTTAACAGAAATTATTTGTCCTAAAGCAGGAACACCTCAATACTCAAAAAAAGGCGATGCTCATTTTGATTTGGTTGCCACGGTTCATCATTCATTGGGATTTAATTTTTCGACAGTTAAAGGCTGTAAAACTCTGCTGCATCCAAGATGGCATACTGCTGTCTATCCCGGACTTTTCTTGTCTGGGACGACAGCAGTAGCAGTTGAGTCAATTTTGACAGTATAG
- the wecB gene encoding non-hydrolyzing UDP-N-acetylglucosamine 2-epimerase: MLKSICITLGTRPEAIKLAPVIRTFQESEQFQTHVILTGQHKEMVAQVMELFALKADENLDIMQTHQTLTDITCRSLRGLETVFERIKPDLIIVQGDTTTAFAAALAAFYQQIPIAHVEAGLRTNDIYNPYPEEANRRLISQLTTLHFAPTTLAVENLQKSGVTGNIHHTGNTVIDALLTVAKTAPECQIAGLNWSDYRVLLATVHRRENWGEPLQDIIKGFTLLLEKYADTALLLPLHRNPTVREPIQSALGNHPRVFLTEPLDYAELVGAIQRCYLLLTDSGGIQEEAPSLGKPVLVLRETTERPEAVQAGTAKLIGTNPEQILAAAGELLGDKIAYDRMANAINPFGDGQASQRILEIVQDFLA; this comes from the coding sequence ATGTTGAAATCAATTTGTATTACTCTTGGAACTCGTCCCGAAGCGATTAAATTAGCTCCCGTTATTCGTACTTTTCAAGAATCGGAACAGTTTCAAACCCATGTAATTCTGACGGGACAGCATAAAGAAATGGTAGCGCAGGTGATGGAATTATTTGCTTTAAAAGCAGATGAAAATCTCGATATTATGCAAACCCATCAAACTTTAACTGATATTACTTGCCGCAGTTTACGGGGTTTAGAAACTGTTTTTGAGCGCATAAAACCAGATTTAATTATTGTGCAAGGTGATACTACCACTGCTTTTGCTGCTGCTTTAGCGGCTTTTTATCAACAAATTCCTATCGCCCATGTGGAGGCAGGATTAAGAACTAATGATATCTATAATCCCTATCCCGAAGAAGCTAATCGTCGCCTAATTTCTCAACTGACTACCCTACATTTTGCTCCCACTACTTTAGCCGTGGAAAATTTACAAAAATCAGGGGTGACAGGAAATATTCACCACACTGGCAATACGGTTATTGATGCTTTATTAACCGTAGCCAAAACCGCACCAGAATGTCAAATTGCGGGCTTAAATTGGTCAGATTATCGGGTTTTATTAGCCACGGTTCACCGCCGGGAAAATTGGGGCGAACCCCTACAGGATATTATCAAAGGATTTACTTTGTTGTTAGAAAAATATGCCGATACGGCCTTGTTATTACCCCTGCATCGCAATCCCACCGTCCGAGAACCAATTCAGTCCGCTTTGGGCAATCATCCCAGGGTATTTTTAACTGAACCTCTCGATTATGCCGAGTTAGTGGGGGCGATTCAACGCTGTTATTTATTATTAACTGATTCCGGCGGCATTCAAGAAGAAGCCCCTAGTTTAGGAAAACCGGTTTTAGTATTGCGAGAAACCACGGAAAGACCGGAAGCAGTACAAGCGGGAACAGCGAAATTAATTGGGACTAATCCGGAGCAAATTTTAGCCGCAGCGGGAGAATTATTAGGGGATAAAATCGCCTATGATCGTATGGCTAATGCCATTAATCCTTTTGGAGATGGACAAGCATCCCAAAGAATCCTCGAAATCGTCCAAGATTTTTTGGCTTAA
- a CDS encoding type IV pilus twitching motility protein PilT translates to MELMIEDLMQQLVEMGGSDMHIQSGAPVYFRISGKLAPINQESLTPQDCQKLIFSMLNNTQRKELEQNWELDCSYGVKGLARFRVNVYKERGAYAACLRALSSKIPNFEQLNLSEVVRELSERPRGLILVTGQTGSGKTTTLAAILDLINRTRSEHILTVEDPIEYVFPNIKSLFHQRQKGEDTKSFANALRAALREDPDIILVGEMRDLETISLAITAAETGHLVFGTLHTSSAAGTVDRIIDVFPANQQAQIRAMLSNSLLAVFSQNLVKKKNPKPGEFGRAMVQEIMVVTPAIANLIREGKAPQVYSAIQTGMKLGMQTMEQGLANLVVRGVVSLEEAISKSGKPDELQRLIAGASANAKTKARI, encoded by the coding sequence ATGGAATTAATGATCGAAGATTTAATGCAACAATTGGTCGAGATGGGCGGTTCCGATATGCACATTCAGTCTGGTGCGCCGGTCTATTTTCGCATTAGTGGCAAACTCGCCCCGATTAATCAAGAATCTTTAACCCCGCAAGATTGTCAGAAATTGATTTTTAGTATGCTCAATAATACTCAAAGAAAAGAGTTAGAGCAGAATTGGGAATTAGACTGTTCATACGGGGTGAAAGGATTGGCAAGATTTAGGGTCAATGTTTATAAAGAAAGGGGGGCTTATGCAGCTTGTTTACGGGCTTTGTCCTCTAAAATTCCTAACTTTGAACAATTAAATTTATCAGAAGTAGTGCGGGAATTATCGGAAAGACCGAGGGGATTAATTCTCGTAACTGGGCAAACAGGTTCAGGTAAAACTACCACTTTAGCGGCAATTTTAGACTTAATTAATCGGACTCGTTCCGAGCATATTTTAACTGTAGAAGATCCAATTGAATACGTTTTCCCTAATATAAAAAGCCTGTTTCACCAACGACAAAAAGGAGAAGATACCAAGAGTTTTGCTAACGCATTAAGAGCCGCTTTACGGGAAGATCCTGATATTATCCTTGTGGGAGAAATGCGGGATTTAGAAACAATTAGTTTGGCAATCACGGCGGCGGAAACCGGTCACTTAGTCTTCGGAACCCTACACACTAGCTCGGCAGCGGGAACAGTGGATCGGATTATTGACGTTTTTCCTGCTAACCAACAGGCACAAATTCGCGCCATGTTATCCAATTCTCTACTAGCAGTTTTTAGTCAAAACCTAGTCAAGAAAAAAAATCCTAAACCGGGGGAATTTGGTCGGGCAATGGTACAGGAAATCATGGTGGTAACTCCAGCGATCGCCAACCTAATACGCGAAGGAAAAGCCCCCCAAGTCTATTCAGCAATTCAAACGGGAATGAAGTTAGGAATGCAAACCATGGAACAGGGATTAGCTAATTTAGTTGTTAGGGGTGTTGTCTCGTTGGAAGAGGCCATTTCTAAAAGCGGCAAACCCGATGAATTACAACGTCTTATCGCTGGGGCCAGCGCTAACGCTAAAACTAAAGCCCGGATTTAA
- a CDS encoding ABC transporter ATP-binding protein, protein MKEPLIELRGVSKRFGDNVILDGLDLTIYRGEALVIIGPSGTGKSTILRVIAGLTGINAGEIYIKGQLRQGLLEDGREAMRTSLVFQQTALFDSLTVGENVGFYLYEQTKLKKARIRELVEKSLEMVGLKGISDLYPSELSGGMRKRVAFARAIITNPDNQADNPELLLYDEPTAGLDPIASTIIEDLVRTLHEKSGSANTYVMVSHQQSTIRRTADRVVFLYQGKVQWQGLVADIDRTDHPMIRQFFSASIAGPIRTIV, encoded by the coding sequence ATGAAAGAGCCGTTAATTGAATTGAGAGGAGTATCGAAAAGATTCGGGGATAATGTTATTCTCGACGGTTTAGATTTAACCATTTATCGAGGGGAGGCCCTGGTAATTATCGGGCCGTCGGGAACGGGAAAATCAACGATTTTACGAGTAATTGCGGGATTAACGGGGATAAATGCCGGAGAAATTTATATTAAAGGCCAATTGCGTCAGGGATTGCTAGAAGATGGTCGAGAAGCGATGCGAACTTCCTTAGTTTTTCAACAAACGGCCCTGTTTGATTCTCTCACTGTCGGCGAAAATGTCGGTTTTTATCTCTATGAACAAACTAAGTTAAAAAAAGCCAGAATTAGGGAATTAGTGGAAAAAAGCCTAGAAATGGTCGGTTTAAAGGGAATTAGTGACCTTTATCCCTCGGAACTATCGGGAGGAATGCGTAAACGGGTGGCTTTTGCCCGCGCTATTATCACTAATCCTGATAATCAGGCCGATAATCCCGAATTACTGCTATATGATGAACCTACGGCTGGATTAGACCCGATAGCTTCCACAATCATTGAAGATCTAGTGCGGACTCTCCATGAAAAATCAGGGTCTGCAAACACTTATGTGATGGTTTCTCACCAACAAAGTACCATCCGACGCACCGCCGATCGAGTAGTATTTCTCTATCAGGGAAAAGTGCAATGGCAGGGATTAGTGGCAGATATCGATCGTACCGATCATCCCATGATTCGGCAATTTTTTAGCGCCAGCATTGCAGGCCCGATTAGGACAATCGTTTAA
- a CDS encoding TIGR03960 family B12-binding radical SAM protein: MTIALDQLLTPDIFRPARYLGNELGAKHKEWASAVVRWVLTYPEVYEVGASNLGHIILYNILNAQPRQLCDRTYLPAPDLAQKLKQTKTPLFALESRRCLTDFDILGFSLSYELGATNILEMLDLAAIPLTWRARDSGNYPLIFAGGQTATSNPEPYADFFDFIALGDGEELLPEIGLILEEGKLANLSKEELLLDLAQIPGVYVPRFYDVTPGGAVIPNRDDVPKRILRRVATPIPAYSIGLVPFVETVHDRLVVEIRRGCTRGCRFCQPGMLTRPARDVQPEAVIESIEKGMRATGYNEFSLLSLSCSDYLALPAVGMEIKNRLQNENISLSLPSQRVDRFDENIANIIGGNRQSGLTFAPEAGTQRMRDVINKGLTNEELLRGIKTAVEQGWDKVKLYFMIGLPGETDVDVIGIAETLRWLRRECRLPKRKPLDFTLTISNFTPKPHTPFQWHSVSTAEFIRKQELLRQEFQGMRGVKVNYTDVRISAMEDFIGRGDRSLGKVVLRAWQLGAGMDAWWDNTEKAYQAWSQAIEESGLTWKYRQVEQGEWNIFADADKDILERPLPWDHLDTGIDKKWLQEDLKRALEAATVPDCSFEGCSHCGVCSVDFGHNIVIEAPTIPAFAGHFQPNQERAQRIRVWFGKIGEIALVSHLDLVRLFDRVVRRAAIPISFTGGFHPGPRISIANALSLGATSSGEIVDFELTKVMDLERFKQQLRAQLPADLPVYQVEEIPLNAPAATRLLEKAEYLLTFNSEGIDCQQWQNWLEAIKQATVMEREKTTKSGKKVTINLREQLYELELKTVDKQAVLCYVGSCRNDGTLLQPDHIVEMLERVSGQEISLLNCHRQRLILGA; encoded by the coding sequence GTGACTATTGCTTTAGACCAACTGCTCACCCCCGACATTTTTCGACCAGCGCGTTATTTGGGCAACGAGTTAGGTGCTAAACATAAAGAATGGGCAAGTGCGGTGGTTCGTTGGGTGTTAACCTATCCAGAAGTGTACGAAGTGGGGGCATCTAACCTCGGCCATATTATCCTCTACAATATCCTCAATGCTCAACCCCGCCAACTCTGCGATCGCACTTATTTACCCGCACCGGATTTAGCCCAAAAACTCAAACAGACAAAAACCCCCTTATTTGCCCTAGAATCCCGTCGTTGCCTCACCGATTTTGATATTCTGGGTTTTAGTCTCAGTTACGAGCTAGGAGCCACCAATATTTTAGAAATGCTCGACTTAGCGGCAATTCCCTTGACTTGGAGAGCAAGAGACTCAGGTAACTATCCGCTAATTTTTGCCGGGGGACAAACTGCCACCTCTAACCCCGAACCCTACGCCGACTTTTTTGATTTTATCGCCCTTGGTGATGGCGAAGAATTATTGCCAGAAATCGGTTTAATTTTAGAAGAAGGTAAACTAGCTAATCTAAGCAAAGAAGAACTATTACTAGATTTAGCCCAAATTCCGGGGGTATATGTGCCGCGTTTCTACGATGTCACCCCAGGGGGTGCAGTTATCCCCAATCGTGACGATGTACCGAAAAGAATTTTACGCCGGGTAGCCACTCCCATCCCAGCCTATTCTATCGGTTTAGTTCCCTTCGTGGAAACAGTTCACGATCGCCTGGTGGTGGAAATTCGTCGCGGTTGCACTAGGGGATGTCGTTTCTGTCAACCGGGGATGTTAACCCGTCCCGCACGGGATGTGCAACCGGAAGCAGTAATCGAATCGATTGAAAAAGGAATGCGAGCGACGGGATATAACGAATTTTCTTTATTATCTCTCAGCTGCTCCGATTATCTAGCTTTACCTGCTGTGGGTATGGAGATTAAAAACCGTCTCCAGAATGAGAATATCTCTCTATCCTTACCCAGTCAAAGAGTCGATCGCTTTGACGAAAATATTGCTAACATAATTGGGGGCAATCGTCAATCAGGTTTAACCTTTGCACCGGAAGCGGGAACCCAACGAATGCGCGATGTGATTAACAAAGGGTTAACCAACGAAGAATTACTCAGAGGGATAAAAACTGCCGTCGAACAGGGTTGGGATAAGGTCAAACTCTATTTTATGATCGGTTTGCCCGGGGAAACCGATGTGGATGTGATTGGTATCGCGGAAACGCTGCGCTGGTTGCGTCGGGAATGTCGTTTACCGAAGCGGAAACCCCTCGATTTTACCCTAACTATCTCTAATTTTACGCCCAAACCTCATACCCCCTTCCAGTGGCATTCCGTCTCGACGGCCGAATTTATCCGCAAACAGGAGTTATTAAGACAGGAATTCCAAGGTATGAGAGGGGTAAAAGTCAATTATACCGATGTCCGCATCTCGGCCATGGAAGATTTTATCGGTCGCGGTGACAGAAGTTTAGGGAAAGTGGTGCTGCGCGCTTGGCAATTGGGAGCCGGGATGGATGCTTGGTGGGATAATACAGAAAAAGCCTATCAAGCATGGTCACAGGCGATCGAAGAATCCGGTTTAACTTGGAAATATCGTCAGGTAGAACAGGGAGAATGGAATATTTTTGCCGATGCAGACAAAGATATTTTAGAGCGTCCTTTGCCCTGGGATCATCTGGATACCGGTATCGATAAAAAATGGCTCCAGGAGGACTTAAAACGCGCTCTAGAGGCGGCAACAGTCCCCGATTGTTCTTTTGAGGGTTGTTCCCATTGTGGCGTTTGTAGCGTCGATTTTGGTCATAATATCGTTATTGAAGCGCCTACGATTCCCGCTTTTGCCGGACATTTTCAACCTAATCAAGAACGCGCCCAAAGAATTCGGGTTTGGTTTGGCAAAATTGGCGAAATAGCTCTAGTTAGCCACTTAGATCTGGTGCGTTTATTTGATCGCGTCGTCCGTCGGGCTGCTATTCCCATTTCCTTTACCGGTGGATTTCACCCCGGTCCGAGAATTTCGATCGCAAATGCCTTATCCTTGGGAGCAACCAGTAGCGGTGAGATTGTCGATTTTGAATTGACAAAAGTGATGGATTTAGAGAGGTTTAAACAGCAATTAAGAGCGCAATTACCCGCAGATTTACCGGTTTATCAGGTGGAAGAAATTCCCTTAAATGCCCCAGCTGCCACCCGTTTGTTAGAAAAAGCCGAGTATTTGCTCACTTTTAATAGTGAGGGAATTGACTGCCAACAGTGGCAAAATTGGCTCGAGGCAATTAAGCAAGCAACGGTGATGGAACGGGAAAAAACCACCAAATCCGGCAAAAAAGTCACGATTAATCTGCGAGAACAATTATATGAATTAGAGTTAAAAACTGTTGACAAACAAGCCGTTTTGTGCTATGTGGGCAGTTGTCGCAATGATGGCACTTTACTGCAGCCCGATCATATCGTCGAGATGTTAGAAAGGGTTTCTGGCCAAGAAATTTCGCTGCTTAATTGCCATCGTCAGCGCTTGATTTTAGGGGCTTAA
- a CDS encoding type II secretion system F family protein, producing the protein MPTFVAQVKSSSGKVFQEKVEAMSPEQARMMLKAKYAAVGKVKKAVGEIDLSGLKLMFTSISIKDKAVFSRQFSVMINAGVAIVRCLGVLGDQCGNLKMKKALQAISAEVQQGSPLSEAMAKHPECFDELYVSMVEAGETGGVLDEVLNRLSKLLEDMARLKNQIKSAMTYPVAVGILAVIVFFGMTIFLIPVFAKIFIDLKVPLPALTQFMLFLSSVMRSWLILIPIVTIAATVFLLRRYYKTPIGRLQIDHFFLKMPLFGDLNEKSAVARFCRVFGTLTRSGVPILSSLDIVSNTVGNQVIANAIAGAKAEIQQGGMMSLALQKANVFPPLAIQMISIGEETGELDAMMMKVADFYEDEVEQAVKALTSIIEPLMMVGVAGMVGIILLSMYLPMFKIFDALG; encoded by the coding sequence ATGCCTACTTTTGTCGCACAAGTTAAAAGCAGCTCTGGAAAAGTTTTCCAAGAGAAAGTTGAAGCTATGTCTCCCGAACAGGCCCGGATGATGCTGAAGGCGAAATATGCCGCCGTCGGTAAAGTCAAAAAAGCGGTAGGAGAGATCGATCTTTCTGGTTTAAAGTTGATGTTTACGAGCATTTCCATCAAAGATAAAGCGGTTTTTTCCCGTCAATTTTCGGTGATGATTAATGCTGGTGTGGCGATCGTGAGATGTTTGGGAGTTTTGGGGGATCAATGCGGTAACCTCAAGATGAAAAAAGCCCTGCAAGCGATTAGCGCTGAGGTACAGCAAGGGAGTCCGTTATCGGAAGCGATGGCCAAACATCCCGAATGTTTTGATGAACTTTATGTCAGTATGGTCGAAGCTGGAGAGACGGGGGGGGTACTCGATGAAGTGCTGAACCGTCTCTCGAAACTTTTGGAAGATATGGCCCGCTTGAAAAACCAGATTAAATCGGCGATGACCTATCCAGTAGCGGTGGGAATTTTGGCGGTAATTGTGTTTTTCGGGATGACGATCTTTTTAATTCCAGTATTTGCGAAAATTTTCATCGATTTAAAGGTGCCACTACCGGCCTTAACGCAATTTATGCTCTTTTTAAGTAGTGTGATGCGTAGTTGGTTAATTTTAATTCCGATTGTTACCATTGCTGCCACGGTTTTTTTACTACGTCGCTATTACAAAACCCCGATCGGTCGTCTACAAATTGACCACTTTTTCCTTAAAATGCCTCTTTTTGGTGATTTGAATGAAAAGTCGGCTGTGGCTAGATTTTGCCGGGTTTTTGGGACTCTGACCCGTTCTGGTGTCCCGATTTTAAGTTCCCTCGACATCGTTTCTAATACGGTGGGTAATCAGGTAATTGCCAATGCGATCGCCGGTGCCAAGGCGGAAATTCAACAGGGGGGAATGATGAGTTTGGCCCTACAAAAAGCCAATGTTTTCCCACCTTTGGCGATTCAAATGATTAGTATTGGCGAGGAAACGGGAGAATTAGATGCCATGATGATGAAAGTGGCGGATTTCTACGAAGATGAGGTGGAACAGGCCGTTAAAGCTTTAACCAGTATCATTGAACCTTTGATGATGGTTGGTGTTGCGGGGATGGTGGGAATTATTCTTCTGTCTATGTACCTGCCCATGTTTAAAATCTTCGATGCCTTGGGATAA